In one Gossypium hirsutum isolate 1008001.06 chromosome D09, Gossypium_hirsutum_v2.1, whole genome shotgun sequence genomic region, the following are encoded:
- the LOC107892601 gene encoding triacylglycerol lipase OBL1-like, with protein sequence MMMLDVTFSGEGGNGFSMVKELSSTSCEWRMKVGGREVIIPKRGTKTFISTIGQLDERVELYKVTERIVNLELDDRAIMDLCMMASKLAYENAQVVKNVVVHHWKMHFVDFYNGWDDYQKENSTQVFMICDKPKDATLILISFRGTEPFNANNWNTDIDYSWYEIPKVGKLHMGFLEALGLGNREDIKTFRYHLQTEIVKKSDDGIGKINIRSLDMTAYHMVREKLRSLLEEHKNAKFIVTGHSLGGALAILFPIVLVIHEEKKLMERLLAVYTFGQPMVGNQQLGKFMEAHLDHPVPKYFRVVYCNDLVPRLPYDDKTFLYKHFGVCLYYNSCYIEQLMGLFGVINNGFFMENARLVLHLQGWMYLILVLVTISMIEGVTWKLLLNRKVVYLMKNRMEKRQSSTRYLMI encoded by the exons GAGAAGTAATAATACCAAAGAGAGGCACAAAGACATTCATTAGTACAATTGGACAATTAGATGAACGAGTTGAGCTTTATAAAGTCACTGAACGAATTGTAAACTTGGAATTGGATGATAGAGCAATAATGGATCTGTGTATGATGGCATCAAAGCTAGCTTATGAAAATGCTCAAGTTGTTAAAAACGTCGTCGTTCATCATTGGAAG ATGCATTTTGTGGACTTCTACAACGGCTGGGATG attacCAAAAGGAAAATTCAACTCAAGTTTTTATGATATGTGACAAGCCTAAGGATGCAACCCTAATATTGATAAGCTTTCGGGGCACTGAACCGTTTAATGCTAACAATTGGAACACTGACATCGATTACTCATGGTATGAAATTCCAAAAGTAGGGAAACTTCATATGGGATTTCTCGAGGCATTAGGTTTAGGAAACAGAGAAGATATTAAAACTTTTCGTTATCATCTTCAAACAGAAATCGTAAAAAAGTCTGATGATGGCATTGGTAAAATCAACATCCGATCACTAGACATGACTGCTTACCATATGGTGAGAGAAAAGCTCAGGAGCTTGCTAGAAGAGCACAAGAATGCAAAATTTATAGTTACCGGGCATAGTTTAGGAGGCGCTTTAGCAATTTTGTTTCCAATAGTGCTTGTGATACATGAAGAGAAGAAATTAATGGAAAGATTGCTAGCAGTTTATACGTTCGGACAACCAATGGTTGGGAATCAACAACTCGGGAAGTTCATGGAAGCTCATTTGGATCATCCAGTCCCAAAGTATTTCAGAGTGGTTTATTGCAATGATCTTGTTCCTAGGTTGCCCTATGATGATAAAACCTTCTTGTATAAGCATTTTGGGGTGTGCCTATACTACAACAGCTGTTACATTGAACAG TTGATGGGTTTattcggggttataaacaatggctttttcatggagaatgctcGCCTAGTACTTCatcttcaaggatggatgtatcttattcTGGTACTGGTTACCATCAGTATGATAGAGGGggtgacatggaag CTTTTACTGAACCGGAAagtagtgtacctcatgaagaaccgaatggagaagcggcaaagttctacCCGCTACTTAATGAtatga